A portion of the Thermotoga sp. SG1 genome contains these proteins:
- a CDS encoding beta-galactosidase produces the protein MLGVCYYPEHWGVEKVEEDFKKMKELGIEYVRIGEFAWSRIEPERGKFTWGWLDKTLEAAERLGLKIILGTPTATPPKWLVDEHPEILPVDKHGRVKNFGSRRHYCFSSPVYREEVKRIVSIVAERYGKHPVVVGWQTDNEYGCHDTVRCYCPRCKKAFQKWLERKYGGDIERLNKAWGTAFWSQEYRSFDEIELPNLTPADPNPSHLLDYYRFASDQVVEFNRLQVQIIREYSPGRFVTHNFMSGFTDFDHYKLSRDLDFASWDNYPLGHTLVFLRNKGEHQNPFDRVGHPDIISFSHDLYRGVGKGRFWVMEQQAGPVNWAPYNLWPAKGAVRLWTWQALAHGAEVVSYFRWRQAPFAQEQMHSGLLAPDSSPSQGYQEVKQVFEELKGVDLNKAVKSEVALVFDYETAWVFSIQPHGEGVNYLDLVFRFYSALRRLGLNVDVIPPESSLDGYRIVVVPSLAIVKEEVLENFKKYNGVLVFGPRSGSKTGTFQIPEEMPPGLLKELIPVEVKQVESLGLKNVETLLWKGKEYPVTIWREDVDPTITEVVAKFKDEYGAMFQKENVFYLAFWPDREFLIDFFEELAKEIGLTVKRFPEGVRIQRRGDVVFAFNFTPEEIEVEIPEESQIILGSHKLQPYSLAIWKEKKR, from the coding sequence ATGCTCGGAGTCTGTTATTATCCAGAACACTGGGGAGTTGAGAAGGTAGAAGAAGACTTCAAAAAGATGAAAGAGCTCGGAATAGAATATGTGAGAATCGGGGAGTTCGCTTGGAGCAGGATAGAGCCGGAGCGTGGAAAATTCACCTGGGGATGGCTCGACAAGACGTTGGAAGCAGCTGAAAGACTGGGATTGAAGATCATATTGGGAACTCCCACCGCTACACCTCCAAAGTGGCTCGTAGATGAACATCCGGAAATACTCCCTGTTGATAAACACGGGAGGGTGAAGAATTTCGGATCCAGAAGGCATTACTGTTTTTCCAGCCCCGTGTATCGAGAAGAGGTGAAAAGAATCGTCTCCATTGTAGCAGAAAGATACGGAAAGCATCCAGTTGTTGTAGGTTGGCAGACTGACAACGAATACGGTTGTCACGACACAGTGAGATGCTACTGTCCAAGGTGTAAAAAAGCTTTCCAGAAATGGCTCGAAAGGAAATACGGTGGGGACATAGAGAGGTTGAACAAGGCCTGGGGAACGGCGTTCTGGAGTCAGGAATACAGATCTTTCGATGAGATAGAACTTCCCAACCTCACACCCGCTGATCCGAACCCCTCACATCTTCTCGATTACTACAGATTCGCGTCGGACCAGGTGGTAGAGTTCAACAGATTGCAGGTTCAGATAATAAGAGAGTATTCTCCAGGGAGATTCGTCACTCACAACTTCATGTCTGGATTTACGGATTTCGACCACTACAAGCTCTCGAGGGATTTGGATTTTGCCTCGTGGGACAACTATCCACTTGGACACACACTCGTTTTTTTGAGAAATAAGGGTGAACATCAAAATCCCTTCGACAGAGTAGGACATCCCGATATAATCTCCTTCTCACACGATCTATACCGCGGAGTTGGTAAGGGAAGGTTCTGGGTGATGGAACAACAGGCAGGGCCTGTAAACTGGGCTCCTTACAATCTCTGGCCGGCAAAAGGAGCGGTGAGGCTCTGGACCTGGCAGGCACTTGCCCACGGTGCAGAGGTGGTTTCATACTTCAGATGGAGGCAGGCACCTTTTGCACAGGAACAGATGCATTCTGGACTTCTTGCTCCAGACTCATCTCCATCGCAGGGATATCAGGAAGTAAAGCAAGTCTTTGAGGAACTGAAAGGCGTTGACCTGAACAAAGCGGTGAAGAGTGAAGTTGCCCTTGTCTTCGATTACGAAACAGCGTGGGTTTTCTCTATCCAACCTCACGGAGAAGGTGTGAATTACCTTGATTTGGTCTTCAGATTCTACAGCGCCCTCAGAAGACTCGGTTTGAACGTAGATGTTATACCACCTGAATCTTCTTTGGATGGTTACAGGATAGTTGTTGTACCGAGTCTTGCGATTGTGAAAGAGGAAGTTCTGGAAAACTTCAAGAAATACAACGGTGTTCTTGTGTTCGGTCCAAGAAGCGGGAGTAAAACAGGAACCTTCCAGATCCCCGAAGAGATGCCGCCGGGTCTTTTGAAAGAACTCATACCTGTAGAGGTGAAACAAGTCGAAAGTCTTGGATTGAAAAACGTTGAGACTCTTCTCTGGAAAGGGAAAGAATATCCCGTGACAATCTGGAGAGAAGATGTGGATCCCACTATAACGGAAGTGGTGGCAAAGTTCAAGGATGAATACGGTGCGATGTTTCAAAAAGAAAACGTCTTCTATTTGGCATTCTGGCCAGACAGGGAGTTCCTCATAGATTTCTTTGAGGAATTGGCGAAGGAAATAGGACTCACAGTGAAAAGATTTCCAGAGGGAGTTCGGATCCAGCGAAGAGGCGATGTTGTCTTTGCTTTTAACTTCACTCCAGAAGAGATTGAAGTAGAGATTCCGGAAGAATCTCAGATTATTCTAGGTAGTCACAAACTTCAACCTTACAGTCTTGCAATTTGGAAAGAAAAGAAACGCTGA
- a CDS encoding carbohydrate ABC transporter permease yields the protein MNKRKIFRAIIFYVLGSILVIIWMLPFVISIFTSLKSMDEVLLGIKWWQPPENPTFENYIIAWKEANMNRYFLNTLIITGFSVVGALFVSSLSAFALSWYEFKLKKPLLIMFVAGMLIPFQMLMIPVYRFSVNTGLYDTYWGVILFHIAFQTGFCTFFLRNFMITIPRSLFEAAKIDGAGDFLIYRKIIIPLVVPALAALGILEFTWIWNDYLWSLVLIQSDSLKPITLGLTTLQGQWVTSWNVIAAGANLAALVPIVVFLIFQRYFIEGLTLGSVKG from the coding sequence ATGAATAAAAGAAAAATTTTTAGGGCAATCATTTTCTATGTTTTGGGAAGTATTCTTGTCATAATCTGGATGCTTCCTTTTGTGATATCGATATTCACGTCTTTAAAATCCATGGATGAAGTATTGTTAGGAATAAAATGGTGGCAACCACCGGAGAACCCGACTTTTGAAAATTACATAATAGCTTGGAAAGAAGCAAACATGAACAGGTATTTCTTGAATACCCTTATAATTACTGGATTCTCTGTTGTAGGAGCTTTATTTGTTTCCAGTTTGAGTGCTTTTGCTCTGTCATGGTACGAATTCAAACTAAAAAAACCTTTGTTGATCATGTTTGTTGCAGGAATGTTGATACCTTTTCAAATGCTTATGATTCCAGTTTACAGATTTTCAGTGAACACCGGTTTGTACGATACATATTGGGGAGTAATACTCTTCCACATAGCCTTTCAAACGGGATTCTGTACTTTTTTCCTAAGAAATTTCATGATAACAATACCAAGAAGTCTTTTTGAAGCTGCTAAGATTGATGGAGCAGGTGATTTTCTTATATACAGAAAGATTATCATACCGTTGGTTGTACCAGCTCTTGCAGCGCTCGGGATTCTTGAGTTCACTTGGATATGGAACGACTATTTGTGGTCTCTTGTTCTTATTCAGAGTGACTCTTTAAAGCCAATTACACTTGGTCTGACAACCCTTCAAGGTCAGTGGGTTACAAGTTGGAATGTAATCGCTGCCGGGGCGAACCTCGCTGCGTTGGTTCCAATCGTTGTTTTTTTGATCTTCCAGAGGTATTTCATAGAAGGATTGACACTTGGAAGTGTGAAGGGTTAA
- a CDS encoding carbohydrate ABC transporter permease yields the protein MSKKRWWIPYVFLSLPLLLYFIWVIFPIFQTVMLSFTDWDGVSPKFSFVGLKNYKRLFEDPYLWLSLKNNIKWLISFVIIAIPAGLGMALLLDQKFPGNKVFKTLIYLPMTLSFVVIGQIWSWILEPRSGVLNEFLRAVGLGSFAKPWLSDPKIVTWALIVAALWRQIAYAMVLFLAGLKNVSTELVEAAYVDGANAWQRFWYVILPSLRPAMVIAVTVNIIDSLRAFDIVYVMTRGGPFYSSSVMANYMYVQSFHNYRMGYGSTIAVIQFLITLGFIILYLLYTLRKEEEVT from the coding sequence GTGTCAAAAAAAAGATGGTGGATTCCTTATGTTTTTTTATCTTTACCTCTTCTTCTGTACTTCATATGGGTTATTTTTCCAATATTTCAGACAGTGATGTTGAGTTTTACCGATTGGGATGGGGTTAGTCCTAAATTCAGTTTTGTGGGATTAAAAAATTACAAACGCCTTTTCGAAGATCCTTATTTGTGGCTGTCCTTGAAAAATAATATAAAGTGGTTAATTTCATTTGTAATCATTGCGATACCAGCAGGACTCGGTATGGCACTGCTTCTTGACCAGAAATTCCCTGGAAACAAAGTCTTTAAAACCCTTATCTACTTACCAATGACTTTGTCCTTCGTTGTAATAGGACAGATATGGTCCTGGATTTTAGAACCAAGAAGCGGAGTATTAAATGAATTCTTAAGAGCAGTTGGGCTTGGAAGTTTTGCAAAGCCGTGGTTGAGTGATCCCAAAATCGTTACCTGGGCTTTGATAGTCGCTGCACTTTGGAGGCAGATTGCGTACGCTATGGTTCTTTTCCTGGCGGGGCTAAAGAATGTTTCAACAGAACTTGTAGAGGCTGCCTATGTTGATGGTGCGAACGCATGGCAGAGATTTTGGTATGTCATTCTTCCATCTTTGAGACCGGCAATGGTAATAGCTGTAACTGTGAACATAATAGACTCTTTGAGGGCATTCGATATCGTTTATGTGATGACCCGTGGGGGACCATTTTACTCTTCTAGCGTAATGGCCAATTATATGTACGTTCAATCCTTCCATAACTACAGAATGGGATATGGTTCTACTATAGCCGTCATACAGTTTCTCATAACGTTGGGATTTATTATATTGTACCTTCTTTACACACTCAGGAAGGAGGAAGAAGTAACATGA
- a CDS encoding ABC transporter substrate-binding protein gives MRSRFSIILISVLLVILGASVFAKEKIVVNSYISDPVPRQVFAELVKMFEEKYPQYDVVVNTFPHEDFKTLLRTWLNSDEAPDVVTWFAGERMRYFASKGLLEPLDDIFVPQKFEDFFPAAFRSASEYNGKIYFIPQSWYWWGVYYRKSVFEKYGITPPKNWDEFIKVCEKLKENGITPITIGTKYLWPAAGWFDYLDLRVNGLDFHMKLTAGEIPYTDPRVKKVFEYWKQLVDKGFFLENHSSYTWQEAAAFLFRGEAGMYLIGQFIKDVAPASVKDDLDFFRFPVIDESVGLYEETPIDGFMIPAKAKNKEGAKVFLKFIAEKDIQEYFAKKLGRLAANKDVPPPDDHAAKGLQMILESDGVSQFYDRDTNPEMATVGMNGFVEFMIYPERLDQILENLEKERQRIFGK, from the coding sequence ATGAGGTCTAGGTTTTCAATTATCCTTATCAGCGTCCTTCTGGTAATTCTGGGTGCTTCAGTTTTTGCAAAAGAAAAGATCGTAGTAAACTCCTACATATCTGATCCTGTTCCAAGGCAAGTTTTCGCTGAACTGGTAAAGATGTTTGAAGAAAAATATCCACAGTACGATGTAGTTGTTAACACGTTCCCACACGAAGATTTCAAAACCCTTCTCAGGACTTGGTTGAATTCAGATGAAGCACCAGATGTCGTCACTTGGTTCGCTGGTGAAAGGATGAGGTACTTTGCAAGTAAGGGATTACTCGAACCTCTCGATGATATTTTTGTACCACAAAAATTCGAAGATTTCTTCCCGGCTGCTTTCAGAAGTGCCAGTGAATACAACGGAAAAATCTATTTTATCCCACAAAGCTGGTATTGGTGGGGGGTTTATTACAGAAAATCTGTCTTTGAAAAATACGGGATAACTCCTCCAAAAAACTGGGATGAATTCATAAAGGTTTGTGAAAAGCTAAAAGAAAACGGTATAACACCAATAACGATAGGAACGAAGTACCTATGGCCCGCAGCTGGTTGGTTTGACTACCTTGATTTGAGAGTGAACGGTTTAGATTTCCACATGAAACTCACGGCTGGGGAAATTCCATACACTGATCCAAGAGTTAAAAAGGTTTTCGAGTATTGGAAGCAGTTAGTTGATAAAGGTTTCTTCTTGGAAAATCATTCTTCCTACACCTGGCAGGAAGCAGCAGCTTTTCTTTTCAGGGGAGAAGCTGGAATGTACCTTATAGGTCAGTTCATAAAGGATGTTGCTCCAGCGTCAGTAAAGGATGACCTTGATTTCTTCAGATTTCCTGTCATAGATGAAAGCGTAGGACTTTACGAAGAAACTCCCATAGATGGATTCATGATTCCTGCTAAAGCCAAAAACAAAGAAGGAGCCAAAGTTTTCTTGAAATTCATTGCTGAGAAAGACATTCAAGAGTATTTTGCAAAGAAACTTGGAAGGCTAGCAGCAAACAAAGATGTTCCACCACCAGATGATCATGCAGCAAAAGGATTACAAATGATCCTCGAATCCGATGGTGTTTCCCAGTTCTACGATAGGGATACGAATCCTGAGATGGCAACTGTTGGCATGAACGGTTTTGTAGAATTCATGATATATCCGGAGAGACTTGACCAGATACTTGAAAATCTGGAAAAGGAGAGACAGAGAATATTTGGGAAGTGA
- a CDS encoding LacI family DNA-binding transcriptional regulator, with the protein MKKKYVTIRDIAEKAGVSINTVSRALNNKPDISEETKKRILEIARELGYVKNATASSLRSKRTNIVGVIIADSANPFYAEVLKGIEVASRKYGYQIILMNTERVYENEEKAIDVLLQRRVDGLLITPVQDRSDDIELLMERKVPFVVVGRHFEGLEVDEIHSDEVKGGYLATKHLIGRGRRNILMISGYLFKSAAYMRLEGYKKALKEHGIPFKEEMVIVTDIDIESGYQAMNEAIERGFHFDAVFCYNDLLAFGAMKALKEHGYKIPEDVAVVGYDDIVYSSFVCPSLTTVRIKKFEMGFEAFKMLLQRMKERRKKRKRVILDVELVVRESS; encoded by the coding sequence ATGAAGAAAAAGTACGTAACGATCAGAGACATAGCAGAAAAAGCGGGAGTTTCGATAAACACAGTTTCAAGAGCGCTCAACAACAAACCGGACATAAGTGAAGAGACCAAAAAGAGAATACTGGAGATAGCCAGAGAACTTGGATACGTGAAAAACGCAACTGCTTCGTCTTTGAGAAGCAAACGCACAAACATAGTAGGGGTCATCATAGCAGACAGTGCCAATCCCTTTTATGCGGAGGTGCTCAAGGGAATCGAAGTTGCCTCCAGGAAATATGGCTATCAGATTATCCTCATGAACACAGAAAGAGTCTACGAAAACGAGGAAAAAGCGATCGACGTTCTCCTTCAGCGAAGAGTCGACGGTCTTCTCATAACACCCGTTCAGGACAGATCGGACGATATAGAGTTGCTGATGGAAAGAAAAGTTCCCTTCGTCGTTGTAGGAAGGCACTTTGAAGGGCTGGAAGTGGATGAGATCCACAGTGATGAGGTAAAAGGAGGATATCTGGCAACAAAACATCTCATCGGACGAGGAAGAAGAAACATACTGATGATCAGTGGATATCTTTTCAAATCTGCCGCTTACATGAGGCTTGAGGGGTACAAAAAAGCATTGAAGGAACATGGCATACCATTCAAAGAAGAGATGGTGATCGTGACGGACATCGACATAGAAAGCGGCTATCAAGCGATGAATGAAGCGATTGAGCGGGGATTTCATTTCGATGCGGTTTTTTGTTACAACGATTTACTTGCCTTTGGTGCAATGAAAGCGTTGAAAGAGCATGGATACAAAATTCCAGAGGATGTTGCTGTAGTTGGTTACGATGATATCGTTTATTCCTCTTTTGTGTGTCCTTCTCTGACGACGGTGAGGATAAAAAAGTTCGAGATGGGTTTTGAAGCATTCAAAATGCTTCTTCAGAGGATGAAAGAAAGAAGGAAGAAGAGGAAACGTGTGATACTCGACGTGGAACTCGTCGTGAGAGAGAGTAGTTGA
- a CDS encoding glycosyl hydrolase 53 family protein, with product MVKGVLLMVMFSSLAFGLIINPVKDLREDFIFGMDVSMLYEIERLGGKFFDGGVEKDLFQILKDHEINWIRLRVWNDPRDENGNPLGGGNCDYLKMTEIAKRAKKYGMKVLLDFHYSDWWADPGKQYKPKEWDHLHGELLERAVYSYTKLVLNHMRRNGALPDMVQVGNEVNNGFLWPDGMIAGKDAGGFDGFTKLLKAAIKAVREVDPDIKIVIHLAEGGNNSLFRWFFDEITRRDVDFDVIGVSYYPYWHGTLDDLKNNLYDIAKRYNKDVLIVETAYAWTLEDGDGYPNIFSGEEMELTGGYKATVQGQATFLRDLIEVVNSVPDGHGLGIFYWEGDWIPVKGAGWKTGEGNPWENQAMFDFNGNALPSLDVFKLVRTVTPMEIKIEEILPVEISTNLGEIPKFPDAVKVLFSDDSIRSLKVTWNFDPSLVETPGVYRVEGYVESIDQKIFATLTVKGSRNYLKNPGFETGEFSPWKVFGNGKAVKVVKADPPSNAHQGEYAVNFWLDEAFEFELSQEVELPDGVYRVGFWTQGGSGVKIVLKVSDFGEGEKTTTVETTGWLEWKNPEIRNIKVETGKIKVTVSVKGKAGDWGFIDDFYLFREE from the coding sequence ATGGTGAAAGGAGTGCTTTTGATGGTCATGTTCTCCTCCCTGGCGTTCGGATTGATTATCAATCCAGTGAAGGATCTTCGTGAAGATTTCATCTTTGGAATGGACGTTTCAATGCTCTACGAGATAGAGCGGCTCGGTGGTAAGTTCTTCGATGGTGGTGTGGAGAAAGATCTTTTCCAGATACTGAAGGATCATGAGATAAACTGGATCAGATTGAGAGTGTGGAACGATCCAAGGGATGAAAACGGAAATCCGCTCGGTGGGGGAAACTGTGATTATCTGAAAATGACAGAGATCGCAAAAAGGGCCAAAAAGTACGGAATGAAGGTTCTTCTTGACTTTCACTACAGCGACTGGTGGGCAGATCCCGGCAAGCAGTACAAACCAAAAGAGTGGGATCACCTTCATGGAGAACTTCTGGAAAGGGCGGTGTATTCCTACACGAAACTCGTGCTGAATCATATGAGAAGAAACGGTGCACTGCCGGACATGGTCCAGGTGGGAAACGAGGTGAACAACGGCTTTCTCTGGCCGGATGGAATGATTGCCGGAAAGGATGCAGGAGGATTCGACGGATTCACAAAACTTTTGAAGGCGGCCATCAAAGCCGTCAGGGAAGTTGATCCCGATATCAAGATAGTCATTCATTTGGCAGAAGGTGGAAACAACTCACTTTTCAGGTGGTTCTTCGACGAGATCACAAGAAGAGACGTGGATTTTGATGTGATCGGTGTATCGTACTATCCGTACTGGCATGGTACCCTGGATGACCTGAAGAACAACCTGTACGACATAGCGAAAAGATACAACAAAGACGTGCTCATCGTTGAAACGGCGTATGCCTGGACACTCGAGGACGGGGACGGTTACCCCAACATCTTCAGTGGTGAAGAGATGGAGCTCACGGGTGGTTACAAAGCAACGGTTCAGGGACAGGCAACGTTCTTGAGGGATCTCATAGAAGTGGTGAACAGTGTTCCTGACGGTCACGGTCTTGGGATCTTCTATTGGGAAGGAGACTGGATTCCTGTGAAAGGAGCCGGCTGGAAAACCGGCGAAGGAAATCCATGGGAGAATCAGGCCATGTTTGATTTCAATGGAAATGCTCTCCCATCCCTGGATGTTTTCAAGCTCGTGAGGACAGTCACTCCTATGGAAATAAAAATCGAAGAGATTCTGCCTGTGGAGATCTCGACGAATTTGGGAGAGATTCCGAAGTTTCCGGATGCTGTGAAAGTGCTGTTCAGCGATGATTCCATCAGATCCCTGAAAGTTACATGGAATTTTGATCCTTCTCTTGTTGAAACACCCGGTGTCTACAGAGTGGAAGGATACGTGGAAAGTATAGACCAGAAGATCTTCGCAACCTTGACTGTGAAGGGAAGTAGAAACTACCTGAAGAACCCTGGGTTTGAAACGGGTGAGTTTTCTCCCTGGAAGGTGTTCGGTAACGGAAAAGCAGTGAAGGTGGTAAAGGCCGATCCTCCGAGTAACGCACATCAAGGAGAGTACGCGGTGAACTTCTGGCTCGACGAGGCTTTTGAATTCGAGTTGTCACAGGAAGTGGAACTTCCAGATGGTGTGTACAGGGTAGGGTTCTGGACCCAGGGCGGAAGCGGCGTGAAAATCGTTCTGAAAGTGAGTGATTTTGGAGAGGGTGAAAAAACAACGACCGTTGAAACAACCGGATGGCTCGAATGGAAAAATCCTGAGATAAGGAACATAAAGGTCGAAACAGGAAAGATAAAAGTCACCGTTTCTGTCAAGGGAAAAGCGGGTGACTGGGGATTCATAGATGATTTCTATCTGTTCAGGGAGGAGTGA
- a CDS encoding ABC transporter permease subunit, translating into MVQKRGNVLTHIFLVIIVAVILFPVVWVVTTSLRRDEAAFSSKLFSSRLTLQHYRDLVAPEKNLPFLIQDLQAMVSRVKPYDTWSEDELKDAVKRSIEKVSSYLTETENRLKSAEDSFKRIETFLNDRSDEIKSGVIEKLQELASSIQTPELDNSDESKAALYLVLSKERFNSKLHRALEEDLKKTTGVDASTREGYERALEILKASYENLTDGYDEFLEETQKELNAVREEILSLQQQYQKLQDDIMEANLIIEKDITPELERIKTSLSDLNELEERIKQTSATSLFPVVDSGFLQNVSDVIHTIDDLLGKMDSLAEYDNLKRSLASLKKELEKLSEGNEELKNRLLYSDLIKIYEEIQPRLVRILKETSETLASIKDKIVILNVLNKRLEDLKLQEKSLSEKLSEYQQSISEVHERLLEPQRILSLKVFKYDLQRSISTLERVKSFGKTDLLRYSSVLKMLRDFMNSYWEKDELYSRISKVVREMRWIEEYRDFASKFDTFPENLKSILEEMRLSLSDLERSYEDLLSLSAQGVYVSSGILNRMYDIVKMDFVSRVRANMSVASRRAGVLMDTIPFSDLKSDLRNIDKELFRIDQVWKQKTKHYFWLWVLNSVTVSLIVAFITTTVCAIAAYPFSRMRFLGRRYGIMALLLIQMFPGVIFMIAIYDLLNFMGKYIPFIGIDTLGGLIFAYLTNIAYNMYLIKGFYDTIPTSLEEAAIVDGATRFQSFYRIIIPLARPILTVVFLLVFIGTFNEYVVARIILQNVRHYTYALGLQAFATGPYETEWGLFTAAALLGMTPMVILFLSLQRYLVSGLTRGAVKE; encoded by the coding sequence ATGGTGCAGAAAAGGGGAAACGTACTCACTCACATCTTTCTTGTCATCATAGTGGCGGTGATTCTCTTCCCAGTCGTCTGGGTCGTGACCACATCCCTCAGAAGGGACGAGGCGGCGTTCTCTTCGAAACTGTTCTCGTCCAGACTGACGCTTCAACACTACAGGGACCTTGTGGCACCCGAGAAGAATCTTCCCTTCCTGATCCAGGATCTCCAGGCGATGGTCTCCAGGGTAAAACCCTACGATACATGGTCTGAGGATGAACTGAAAGACGCGGTGAAACGATCCATCGAGAAAGTATCTTCATATCTGACAGAAACAGAAAACAGACTGAAGAGTGCCGAAGACTCTTTCAAAAGGATTGAAACGTTCCTGAACGATCGTTCAGATGAAATCAAAAGTGGAGTGATAGAGAAACTCCAAGAACTTGCTTCATCGATCCAGACACCGGAACTGGACAATTCAGATGAGAGTAAAGCGGCCCTTTACCTTGTCTTATCGAAAGAGAGGTTCAACTCGAAACTCCACAGGGCACTCGAAGAGGATTTGAAGAAGACAACAGGTGTGGATGCCAGTACAAGAGAAGGATACGAACGGGCACTCGAGATTCTGAAAGCAAGTTACGAAAATCTGACAGATGGATACGACGAGTTTCTCGAAGAAACACAGAAAGAATTGAACGCAGTCAGAGAGGAGATACTTTCACTTCAGCAGCAGTATCAGAAACTCCAGGACGATATAATGGAAGCCAACCTCATCATAGAAAAGGACATTACACCGGAATTGGAGAGAATAAAGACATCTCTTTCAGACCTCAACGAACTGGAAGAAAGGATAAAACAGACATCTGCCACTAGTCTGTTCCCTGTGGTCGACAGCGGTTTCTTACAGAACGTTTCTGACGTGATCCACACGATTGACGATCTTCTGGGTAAGATGGATTCCCTCGCTGAATACGACAATTTGAAGCGATCGCTCGCGTCCCTGAAAAAAGAACTCGAAAAACTATCTGAAGGAAACGAAGAACTGAAGAACCGACTCCTTTACTCCGATCTGATCAAGATCTACGAAGAAATCCAACCAAGACTTGTCAGGATCCTGAAGGAAACTTCCGAAACCCTTGCCAGCATAAAGGACAAAATAGTGATTCTGAACGTCCTCAACAAACGTCTGGAGGACCTGAAACTCCAGGAAAAAAGTCTCTCTGAAAAACTCTCCGAATACCAGCAAAGCATATCAGAAGTTCATGAAAGACTTCTTGAACCTCAAAGAATTCTTAGTCTGAAAGTTTTCAAATACGACCTTCAGCGCTCTATTTCCACTCTTGAGAGGGTGAAATCTTTTGGAAAGACAGATCTTCTCAGATATTCTTCCGTTCTGAAGATGCTTCGAGACTTCATGAACTCTTACTGGGAAAAGGACGAACTCTACAGCAGAATATCAAAAGTAGTCAGAGAGATGAGATGGATAGAAGAATACAGAGATTTCGCCAGCAAGTTCGACACCTTCCCCGAAAACCTCAAATCGATCCTTGAAGAGATGAGACTCTCACTGAGCGATCTTGAGAGATCTTATGAAGATCTTCTGTCCCTCTCGGCTCAGGGAGTGTACGTGTCTTCTGGCATACTGAACAGAATGTACGATATCGTGAAGATGGACTTTGTCAGCAGGGTCAGGGCAAATATGTCTGTTGCCTCAAGACGTGCGGGTGTTTTGATGGATACGATACCGTTTTCCGATTTGAAAAGTGACCTTCGAAACATCGACAAAGAGCTCTTCAGAATAGACCAGGTATGGAAACAGAAAACGAAACACTATTTCTGGCTCTGGGTGCTCAACTCCGTGACCGTATCTCTGATAGTTGCTTTCATTACAACGACCGTGTGTGCGATAGCGGCTTATCCCTTCAGCAGGATGAGGTTCCTTGGAAGGCGCTACGGAATCATGGCACTTCTTTTGATACAGATGTTTCCCGGTGTGATCTTCATGATCGCCATATACGATCTTTTGAACTTCATGGGAAAGTACATTCCTTTCATCGGAATCGATACGCTCGGTGGTTTGATCTTTGCGTATCTCACCAACATCGCCTACAACATGTACCTAATAAAGGGATTCTACGATACGATACCCACCTCGCTTGAAGAAGCGGCGATCGTCGATGGAGCAACACGTTTTCAGAGTTTCTACAGGATCATCATTCCGCTTGCAAGACCGATCCTCACAGTTGTGTTTCTTCTGGTCTTCATCGGAACGTTCAACGAGTACGTGGTGGCAAGGATCATCCTTCAAAATGTGAGGCATTACACCTACGCCCTCGGGCTTCAGGCGTTCGCGACAGGACCCTACGAGACAGAGTGGGGACTTTTCACGGCTGCTGCGCTTCTTGGAATGACACCGATGGTGATACTCTTTCTCTCACTCCAGAGGTATCTGGTGAGCGGTCTCACAAGGGGAGCGGTGAAAGAATGA